Proteins from one Deinococcus sp. AB2017081 genomic window:
- a CDS encoding UbiX family flavin prenyltransferase produces the protein MKLVVGVSGGSGMPYAHAVLAALRDAGVDTHLVVSSGAKRVMAAEGGTPTLADLVSLAAHVHDDRDLGASVASGSFRTAGMLVIPCSAGTLAKIAHGFADTLLTRAAHVTLKERRPLVLVVREDPLPRPALVNLLAAHDAGATVMTASPGFYHAPRDVAELLHFVTVRVLDQFGLDTPGMRRWGQDGGTP, from the coding sequence GTGAAGCTGGTCGTCGGCGTGTCCGGCGGCAGCGGGATGCCGTATGCCCATGCCGTGCTAGCGGCCCTGCGGGACGCCGGCGTCGACACACATCTGGTGGTGTCCAGCGGGGCGAAGCGCGTCATGGCGGCCGAGGGCGGCACGCCCACGCTGGCCGATCTGGTGTCGCTGGCCGCGCATGTCCATGACGACCGCGACCTGGGTGCCAGCGTCGCCAGTGGGTCGTTCCGCACGGCGGGCATGCTGGTGATTCCGTGCTCGGCCGGCACGCTCGCCAAGATCGCGCATGGTTTCGCAGACACGCTGCTGACCCGTGCGGCGCACGTGACCCTCAAGGAACGCCGCCCGCTGGTGCTGGTCGTGCGTGAAGATCCCCTGCCGCGCCCCGCACTCGTGAACCTGCTGGCCGCGCACGACGCCGGGGCGACCGTCATGACCGCCAGCCCCGGCTTCTACCACGCCCCGCGCGACGTGGCGGAACTGCTGCACTTCGTGACCGTGCGGGTGCTCGACCAGTTCGGGCTCGACACCCCCGGCATGCGCCGCTGGGGCCAGGACGGGGGCACGCCGTGA
- a CDS encoding glycerol-3-phosphate acyltransferase gives MAALLLVFAVSYLLGSLVAGVLYSRRRGEDIRGRDLPGGSGTYRQYGVGAAVLVTVLDIVKGAVAAGVGLILAPEATWVAMLGVVLGHCYPLYFRFQGGGGIAPLLGALLVAAPLTLAGMVGTGLLLIPLYRATLQSRVNLNAVPFATAVAVPVGLLLATRYGGLSDLLAGGAAMAVRAAHLLVRPPHRRGAESGQP, from the coding sequence ATGGCTGCCCTGCTGCTCGTCTTCGCCGTGTCCTACCTGCTCGGATCGCTGGTGGCGGGCGTGCTGTATTCCCGCAGGCGCGGCGAGGACATCCGGGGCCGCGACCTGCCGGGCGGCAGCGGCACGTACCGCCAGTACGGCGTGGGCGCGGCGGTGCTGGTCACGGTGCTGGACATCGTGAAGGGCGCGGTCGCGGCGGGGGTGGGGCTGATCCTGGCCCCGGAGGCCACCTGGGTCGCCATGCTGGGGGTCGTGCTGGGACACTGCTACCCGCTGTACTTCCGCTTCCAGGGGGGTGGGGGGATCGCGCCGCTGCTGGGCGCCCTGCTCGTTGCCGCTCCACTCACGCTGGCCGGGATGGTGGGCACCGGGCTGCTGCTGATCCCGCTGTACCGCGCCACCCTGCAGTCCCGCGTGAACCTCAATGCCGTGCCTTTCGCCACCGCCGTCGCCGTGCCGGTCGGACTGCTGCTCGCCACCCGTTACGGGGGCCTGAGCGACCTGCTGGCCGGCGGGGCCGCCATGGCGGTGCGGGCCGCGCACCTGCTGGTTCGGCCCCCCCACAGGCGCGGCGCGGAGTCGGGCCAGCCGTGA
- a CDS encoding HesA/MoeB/ThiF family protein has translation MSGTGKPPALSRPELRRYSRPLLVPEWLDGGAQERVQAASVLVVGAGGLGSPVIAQLAGAGVGELVICEGDRVELSNLHRQTLYALGDVGRAKAEVAAARAQAINPHVRVRVAPALTPDTADALIQAADLVLDATDNFETRYAIADACVRAGREWVWGAAAGVSGMLSVFGPALGLRDVFPEPGDAESCAEAGVLGPLPNVVGSMMALEALKVLGGVGEPLRGRIWTLDALSGRVRTLALRPPTSMAD, from the coding sequence ATGTCAGGAACGGGGAAGCCTCCGGCGCTGTCGCGACCCGAACTGCGGCGCTACTCGCGGCCACTGCTGGTGCCGGAGTGGCTCGATGGCGGGGCGCAGGAACGGGTGCAGGCCGCCTCGGTGCTGGTGGTGGGGGCCGGCGGGCTGGGCAGTCCGGTCATCGCGCAGCTGGCCGGGGCGGGCGTGGGCGAACTGGTGATCTGCGAGGGCGACCGGGTCGAACTGAGCAACCTGCACCGGCAGACCCTGTACGCCCTCGGGGACGTGGGACGTGCCAAGGCCGAGGTCGCGGCGGCGCGGGCGCAGGCGATCAATCCACACGTCCGGGTGCGGGTGGCTCCGGCGCTCACCCCGGACACGGCCGACGCGCTGATCCAGGCGGCCGACCTCGTGCTGGACGCGACCGACAACTTCGAGACCCGCTACGCCATCGCCGATGCGTGTGTGCGGGCCGGCCGCGAGTGGGTGTGGGGGGCGGCGGCTGGGGTCAGCGGCATGCTGAGCGTGTTCGGGCCGGCCCTGGGCCTGCGCGACGTGTTCCCTGAACCGGGGGACGCGGAATCCTGCGCCGAGGCCGGGGTACTGGGGCCGCTGCCGAACGTGGTGGGCAGCATGATGGCCCTGGAAGCCCTGAAGGTGCTGGGCGGCGTGGGCGAACCGCTGCGGGGCCGGATCTGGACACTGGACGCCCTGTCGGGCCGGGTTCGGACACTGGCGCTGAGGCCGCCGACCAGCATGGCAGATTAA
- a CDS encoding HU family DNA-binding protein yields MARASKPAAKKPAAKAAPKRTSGASSKIAKTQIIDLVADRTSLNKKQAGDAVATMLDAIVSALKGGQTVGLPGLGTLSVAQTAARTGVRPGTSERITIPAGKKVRFKVASTLKGTL; encoded by the coding sequence ATGGCCAGAGCCAGCAAGCCCGCCGCGAAGAAGCCCGCCGCCAAAGCTGCTCCCAAACGCACCAGCGGTGCCAGCAGCAAGATCGCCAAGACCCAGATCATCGATCTGGTGGCCGACCGCACCAGCCTGAACAAGAAGCAGGCCGGGGACGCCGTTGCCACGATGCTCGACGCCATCGTCAGCGCCCTGAAGGGCGGCCAGACGGTCGGGCTGCCCGGTCTGGGCACCCTGAGTGTCGCGCAGACCGCCGCCCGGACTGGCGTGCGCCCCGGCACCAGCGAGCGCATCACCATCCCTGCCGGCAAGAAGGTGCGCTTCAAGGTCGCCAGCACCCTCAAGGGCACGCTCTGA
- a CDS encoding glycine betaine ABC transporter substrate-binding protein gives MKILLSLTVAALVSSAAAKPIVVGSKLDPEAQILGQMILLTLKNAGLEVTDKTNLGDTGVNRKAILAGEIDVYPEYTGNAVYLFPAAKIGAKQAGNPGTIYGLARQLDAKNGITWLKPANVNNTWVISVPQALATSAKLSSVADLATYLKGGGKFKIAGSPEFFNRPDTMPAFEAAYGFKLTADQKLVLAGATPPQTQQAAASGTNGVNAAMAYGTDGTLSALKLVALKDPKGAQAVYQPAPIIRTDTLKANPQVSALLNKTFAGLTAPVMQGLNAKVALEGRTAQDVASEYLKSKGLIK, from the coding sequence ATGAAGATCCTCCTGAGCCTGACCGTGGCCGCCCTGGTCAGCAGCGCCGCCGCCAAGCCCATCGTGGTGGGCAGCAAACTCGACCCCGAAGCGCAGATCCTGGGCCAGATGATCCTGCTCACGCTGAAAAATGCCGGCCTGGAGGTCACGGACAAGACCAACCTGGGCGACACCGGCGTGAACCGCAAGGCGATCCTGGCCGGCGAGATCGACGTATATCCCGAGTACACCGGCAACGCCGTGTATCTGTTCCCCGCCGCCAAGATCGGTGCGAAGCAGGCGGGCAACCCCGGCACCATCTACGGCCTGGCCCGGCAGCTCGACGCCAAGAACGGGATCACGTGGCTGAAGCCCGCCAACGTGAACAACACCTGGGTGATCTCGGTGCCGCAGGCGCTGGCGACCAGCGCGAAGCTGTCCAGCGTGGCCGACCTTGCCACGTACCTCAAGGGCGGCGGGAAGTTCAAGATCGCGGGCAGCCCCGAGTTCTTCAACCGACCCGACACCATGCCGGCCTTCGAGGCCGCGTACGGCTTCAAGCTCACGGCCGACCAGAAGCTCGTGCTGGCCGGCGCGACGCCTCCCCAGACCCAGCAGGCCGCCGCCAGCGGCACCAATGGCGTGAACGCGGCCATGGCCTACGGCACCGACGGCACGCTCAGCGCCCTGAAGCTGGTCGCCTTGAAAGATCCCAAGGGTGCCCAGGCCGTGTACCAGCCCGCGCCGATCATCCGTACGGACACCCTGAAGGCCAACCCGCAGGTCTCGGCGCTGCTGAACAAGACCTTCGCCGGGCTGACCGCGCCGGTCATGCAGGGCCTGAACGCCAAGGTGGCGCTGGAAGGCCGCACTGCACAGGACGTGGCGTCGGAGTACCTCAAGAGCAAGGGCCTGATCAAGTGA
- a CDS encoding ABC transporter permease, with the protein MVLWIAGAAMLAGALLPWVLLRPNRLAPGEYARLPGVWMAAAVVLALLPALAARWSRRAVWLPAGLALVLGVWLLGDRTHAALIGQAPFARASAASGVWLYMLGAAVAVYGARQAVGTRRTGLLAWWWVVPVAALVLLGQLSSWSVLVEGRSEGTRWLQELAQHLRLVGSALGLALLIGAPLAVWAAGRERVAGAVLGLAGAVQTIPSLALLGLLIAPLSALSRAVPALREWGVAGIGVAPALSAMTLYALLPVLRNGVVALRGVPPGVVDAARGMGMTASQRFWRVQLPLALPVWLAGVRQAAVLLVGVAAVAALIGAGGLGTYIFKGLQSAAADLILLGAVPAAVLAVAVDALLRGIETLLGRRLGRAA; encoded by the coding sequence ATGGTGCTGTGGATCGCCGGGGCGGCCATGCTGGCCGGGGCGCTGCTGCCGTGGGTGCTGCTGCGCCCCAACCGGCTCGCGCCGGGCGAATATGCCCGGCTGCCGGGAGTCTGGATGGCGGCGGCGGTGGTGCTGGCGCTGCTCCCGGCGCTGGCTGCCCGCTGGTCACGCCGCGCCGTGTGGCTGCCGGCAGGGCTGGCACTGGTGCTGGGGGTGTGGCTGCTGGGCGACCGCACCCACGCCGCCCTGATCGGGCAGGCGCCGTTCGCGCGCGCGAGCGCGGCGAGCGGGGTGTGGCTGTACATGCTGGGCGCGGCCGTGGCCGTCTACGGCGCGCGGCAGGCGGTCGGCACACGCCGCACCGGTCTGCTGGCGTGGTGGTGGGTGGTGCCGGTCGCGGCCCTGGTGCTGCTGGGACAGCTGTCGAGCTGGTCTGTGCTGGTCGAGGGCCGCAGCGAGGGAACCCGGTGGCTCCAGGAACTCGCCCAGCACCTGCGGCTGGTCGGGAGTGCCCTGGGGCTGGCCCTGCTGATCGGAGCGCCCCTGGCGGTCTGGGCCGCCGGGCGCGAGCGGGTGGCCGGGGCCGTGCTGGGCCTTGCGGGCGCCGTCCAGACGATTCCCAGCCTGGCGCTGCTGGGGCTGCTGATCGCGCCGCTGTCGGCGCTGTCGCGGGCCGTGCCGGCGCTGCGCGAGTGGGGCGTGGCCGGGATCGGGGTCGCGCCTGCCCTGAGTGCCATGACCCTGTACGCGCTGCTGCCGGTACTCCGCAACGGAGTGGTGGCGCTGCGCGGTGTGCCGCCCGGCGTGGTCGACGCGGCCCGGGGCATGGGCATGACGGCCTCGCAGCGCTTCTGGCGCGTGCAGCTCCCGCTCGCCCTGCCGGTGTGGCTGGCCGGGGTGCGGCAAGCGGCGGTGCTGCTGGTCGGCGTGGCGGCGGTGGCGGCCCTGATCGGCGCGGGGGGCCTGGGCACCTACATCTTCAAGGGGCTCCAGAGCGCCGCCGCCGACCTGATCCTGCTGGGCGCGGTGCCGGCGGCGGTGCTGGCTGTCGCCGTGGATGCCCTGCTGCGCGGCATCGAGACGCTGCTGGGCCGCCGTCTGGGGCGGGCGGCGTGA
- a CDS encoding ABC transporter ATP-binding protein has translation MIELQSLDKRYGDSYAVRDLNLVFPDGQLTALLGPSGCGKTTTLRMINRLIEPTGGRVLLQGQDTRDLPPETLRRGIGYVIQQIGLFPHLNVAQNVATVPDLLGRDRRQTAARVDELLALVGLDPGTFREKKPAELSGGQAQRVGVARALAADPPVLLMDEPFGALDPLARDALQDAFREIQQRLRKTVVMVTHDIDEALRLGDRVALMNGGRLEQVGTPDDLIHRPVSAFVRQFLGEDATLRQLAGRRVAEFMVPGPAARTLPSVDEGLNARSALSIMLRDGTDTLGVTRQGEPIGTVRWEALRTPGTGGP, from the coding sequence ATGATCGAACTCCAGAGCCTGGACAAACGTTACGGGGACAGCTACGCCGTCCGCGACCTGAACCTCGTCTTTCCCGACGGACAGCTCACCGCGCTGCTGGGGCCGTCCGGCTGCGGCAAGACCACGACACTGCGCATGATCAACCGCCTGATCGAACCGACGGGCGGGCGGGTGCTGCTGCAGGGTCAGGACACCCGTGACCTGCCTCCGGAAACGCTCCGGCGCGGCATCGGATACGTCATCCAGCAGATCGGACTGTTCCCGCACCTGAACGTCGCGCAGAACGTGGCGACGGTGCCGGATCTGCTGGGCCGCGATCGCCGCCAGACCGCCGCCCGCGTGGACGAGTTGCTGGCCCTGGTGGGCCTTGATCCCGGCACCTTCCGCGAGAAGAAGCCGGCCGAACTGTCCGGCGGGCAGGCACAGCGCGTGGGGGTGGCCCGTGCCCTGGCGGCCGATCCGCCGGTGCTGCTCATGGACGAACCCTTCGGGGCGCTCGATCCGCTGGCCCGCGACGCGCTGCAAGACGCCTTCCGCGAGATCCAGCAGCGCCTGCGCAAGACGGTCGTGATGGTCACCCACGACATCGACGAGGCGCTGCGCCTGGGCGACCGGGTCGCGCTGATGAACGGCGGTCGGCTGGAGCAGGTGGGCACGCCGGACGACCTGATCCACCGCCCGGTCAGCGCCTTCGTGCGGCAGTTCCTGGGCGAGGACGCGACCCTGCGGCAGCTCGCGGGCCGTCGGGTCGCGGAGTTCATGGTGCCCGGCCCCGCCGCGCGAACCCTCCCCAGCGTGGACGAGGGCCTGAACGCCCGCAGCGCCCTGAGCATCATGCTCCGCGACGGCACCGACACGCTGGGCGTGACGCGGCAGGGCGAGCCGATCGGCACCGTCCGGTGGGAGGCACTCCGGACGCCGGGCACGGGCGGGCCGTGA
- a CDS encoding ABC transporter permease produces the protein MSAGRPWWPLLWPLALLICVVPGVLGTVLAPLNLGEVPTAFDPPLWRLTLTHLGLVLLSTVVVVALGVPVAVAVTRPRQEALRHLAETLVGLGQTVPTFAILALAVPALGFGWKPTLLGLIVYGLVPVVSNAVAGLLAVDAGVLDAARGMGMTPAQRLWRVELPLARPVLLAGIRTSTVYNVGTATVGAALGAGGLGEPIINGLSQQNTALVLVGALLAALLALSLDALLGVIAPAPTTPS, from the coding sequence GTGAGCGCTGGCCGCCCCTGGTGGCCGCTGCTGTGGCCGCTCGCCCTGCTGATCTGTGTCGTGCCCGGCGTGCTCGGCACCGTGCTGGCGCCGCTCAACCTGGGCGAGGTGCCCACCGCCTTCGATCCCCCCCTGTGGCGCCTGACCCTCACCCACCTGGGACTGGTGCTGCTGTCCACGGTGGTCGTGGTGGCGCTGGGCGTGCCGGTCGCCGTGGCCGTGACCCGGCCCCGGCAAGAGGCGCTGCGCCACCTTGCCGAGACGCTGGTCGGCCTGGGGCAGACCGTCCCGACCTTCGCCATCCTGGCCCTGGCCGTGCCGGCCCTGGGCTTCGGCTGGAAACCCACCCTGCTGGGCCTGATCGTCTACGGCCTGGTTCCGGTGGTCAGCAACGCTGTCGCCGGCCTGCTGGCCGTCGATGCCGGCGTACTGGACGCCGCGCGCGGCATGGGCATGACCCCGGCGCAGCGTCTGTGGCGGGTCGAGCTGCCGCTGGCCCGCCCTGTCCTGCTGGCAGGCATCCGCACCAGCACCGTGTACAACGTCGGCACGGCCACCGTGGGCGCCGCGCTGGGTGCCGGAGGCCTGGGCGAGCCGATCATCAATGGCCTGTCGCAGCAGAACACAGCCCTGGTGCTGGTCGGAGCGCTGCTGGCCGCCCTGCTGGCCCTCAGTCTGGACGCCCTGCTGGGTGTGATCGCGCCGGCGCCGACGACCCCCTCCTGA
- a CDS encoding CarD family transcriptional regulator, with product MTQTAFQPGDRVVLPPYGIGVVQGTCQRPVGGHDQAYYQVTFANTTSRAYVPVAAPEGAGLRAALTAGDMPALLASLSSSTLNLPRQWAARHRRVAEILASGDPFELAVLTCELRRWNVQRGLPDLDRQALRRAIRLLEQEVSGLQDGEAERVQQLLVTAWNESPQD from the coding sequence GTGACCCAGACCGCATTTCAGCCCGGAGATCGCGTCGTGCTTCCCCCCTACGGGATCGGTGTCGTGCAGGGCACGTGCCAGCGGCCGGTGGGGGGACATGACCAGGCGTATTACCAGGTGACCTTCGCCAATACGACCAGCCGCGCGTATGTGCCGGTCGCCGCGCCCGAGGGCGCTGGCCTGCGCGCCGCGCTCACGGCCGGCGATATGCCAGCCCTGCTGGCGTCCCTGAGTTCCAGCACCCTGAACCTGCCGCGCCAGTGGGCCGCCCGGCACCGCCGCGTTGCCGAGATCCTCGCCAGCGGCGATCCCTTCGAACTGGCCGTGCTCACCTGTGAACTGAGGCGCTGGAATGTGCAGCGCGGCCTGCCGGATCTGGACCGTCAGGCGCTGCGGCGGGCCATCCGTCTCCTGGAGCAGGAGGTCAGCGGCCTTCAGGACGGCGAGGCCGAGCGCGTGCAGCAACTGCTGGTCACGGCCTGGAACGAGTCACCGCAGGACTGA
- a CDS encoding pyruvate carboxyltransferase produces MTAPADANVPDVSQPELFMDSFPPHALPQVMWADRPDTLPARAWTTETTHRDGQQGGLPLTTEDGLAIYEHMGAFTGTTGAIRQAEFFVYRPADRAMLEGALERWRSGHPVEPTTWIRATRKDADLVAGLGVRETGMLASASDYHTFHKFTPGGRAQAARTYLDAVLAVLDAGLRPRLHLEDATRAPREFILPFVAAVQALAAAYPPTQAPRFRICDTLGLGVPWEGAAWPRSIPRQVQTLIEAGIPGDRLEFHPHNDTHLVVANSLAAVLAGCAAINGTLLGKGERTGNAPLEGVLLHLSGLGLVDAPDFTALNALAARYDALGQGVPAKYPLYGRDAHRTRAGIHADGLNKFWPMYAPFDVPRLLGRPLDLSLTKDSGLAGLIFLIWQHTGRRVAKSTPALLALHDQLNAEFDAGRQTAVEWEEIADRARAVVTGMVASDE; encoded by the coding sequence ATGACTGCCCCTGCAGATGCCAACGTGCCGGACGTGTCGCAGCCCGAACTGTTCATGGACAGCTTCCCACCACATGCCCTGCCCCAGGTGATGTGGGCCGACCGGCCGGACACCCTGCCGGCCCGCGCGTGGACGACCGAAACCACCCACCGTGATGGTCAGCAGGGAGGCCTTCCCCTCACGACCGAGGACGGCCTCGCCATCTATGAGCACATGGGAGCCTTCACGGGCACGACTGGAGCCATCCGGCAGGCCGAGTTCTTCGTCTACCGCCCGGCCGACCGCGCCATGCTGGAGGGGGCCCTCGAACGGTGGCGGAGTGGGCACCCCGTCGAACCGACCACCTGGATCCGGGCGACGCGCAAGGACGCCGATCTGGTCGCAGGACTGGGCGTGCGCGAGACCGGCATGCTCGCCAGTGCCAGCGATTACCACACCTTCCACAAATTCACGCCGGGCGGGCGGGCCCAGGCGGCCCGCACGTACCTTGATGCGGTGCTGGCAGTACTGGATGCCGGCCTGCGTCCCCGCCTGCATCTGGAGGACGCCACCCGCGCTCCCCGGGAATTCATCCTGCCCTTCGTGGCTGCCGTACAGGCCCTGGCCGCCGCGTATCCGCCCACCCAGGCCCCCCGGTTCCGTATCTGCGACACCCTGGGCCTGGGCGTGCCGTGGGAGGGAGCGGCGTGGCCCCGCAGCATCCCGCGACAGGTGCAGACGCTGATCGAGGCCGGCATCCCCGGTGACCGGCTGGAATTCCACCCCCACAACGATACGCATCTGGTCGTCGCCAACTCCCTGGCTGCTGTGCTGGCCGGATGTGCCGCCATCAATGGCACGCTGCTCGGCAAGGGCGAGCGCACCGGGAATGCTCCGCTGGAGGGTGTCCTGCTGCATCTGAGCGGTCTGGGACTGGTCGATGCACCCGATTTCACCGCCCTGAATGCCCTGGCGGCGCGGTACGACGCGCTGGGGCAGGGTGTGCCCGCCAAATACCCCCTGTACGGCCGGGACGCCCACCGCACCCGCGCCGGAATCCACGCCGACGGTCTGAACAAATTCTGGCCCATGTACGCGCCCTTCGATGTGCCCCGGCTGCTGGGCCGTCCCCTCGACCTGTCGCTGACGAAGGACAGTGGGCTGGCGGGGCTGATCTTCCTGATCTGGCAGCACACAGGACGTCGGGTTGCCAAGTCGACCCCAGCGCTCCTGGCCCTGCACGATCAGCTGAACGCCGAGTTCGACGCGGGGCGTCAGACCGCCGTGGAGTGGGAGGAGATTGCCGACCGTGCCCGTGCCGTGGTGACCGGAATGGTAGCCTCCGATGAATGA
- a CDS encoding polyphosphate kinase 2 family protein — protein sequence MKTDAYRVKEGKKVRLRDWNTDDDGGLDEKDAKVLTKRLQDQLFDWQERLYAEQKQALLIVLQARDAGGKDGVVKHVVGSFNPNGLKIASFKVPTPEELAHDFLWRIHAQTPGRGMIGVFNRSHYEDVLVTRVYDMVDANTAKARLKQIRHFEDLLAASGTRVLKFYLHISKEEQKSRLQDRLDEPGKHWKFNPGDLKDRAHWSQFTAAYQDALTTSTAAAPWYVIPADHKWYRDLVISQIILDTIQDMNPQYPKVNFDPDEIRID from the coding sequence ATGAAGACAGACGCGTACCGCGTGAAGGAAGGCAAGAAGGTCAGGCTGCGTGACTGGAACACCGACGATGACGGTGGGCTGGACGAGAAGGATGCCAAGGTGCTCACCAAACGGCTGCAAGATCAGCTGTTCGACTGGCAGGAGCGGCTCTACGCCGAACAGAAGCAGGCCCTGCTCATCGTCCTGCAGGCCCGCGACGCCGGAGGCAAGGACGGCGTGGTCAAGCACGTCGTCGGCTCCTTCAATCCCAACGGCCTGAAGATCGCGTCCTTCAAGGTGCCGACCCCCGAGGAGCTGGCCCACGATTTCCTGTGGCGGATTCATGCGCAGACGCCTGGCCGGGGCATGATCGGAGTGTTCAACCGAAGCCACTACGAGGACGTGCTGGTCACCCGCGTGTACGACATGGTCGACGCGAACACGGCCAAGGCCCGCCTCAAGCAGATCCGTCATTTCGAGGATCTGCTGGCGGCAAGCGGCACCCGTGTCCTGAAGTTCTATCTGCACATCAGCAAGGAGGAGCAGAAGAGCCGTCTTCAGGATCGTCTGGACGAACCCGGCAAACACTGGAAGTTCAACCCCGGCGACCTGAAGGATCGGGCGCACTGGAGCCAGTTCACTGCGGCGTATCAGGACGCGCTGACGACCAGCACCGCGGCCGCACCCTGGTACGTGATCCCTGCCGACCACAAATGGTACCGAGACCTCGTCATCAGCCAGATCATTCTGGATACCATTCAGGACATGAATCCGCAGTATCCCAAGGTGAACTTCGATCCTGACGAGATCAGGATTGATTGA
- a CDS encoding S-ribosylhomocysteine lyase, giving the protein MANVESFDLDHTRVHAPYVRLAGVKTTPRGDHISKYDLRLLQPNQGAIDPAAIHTLEHLLAGYLRDHLSDVVDVSPMGCRTGMYMAVIGAPDEQAVLKAFESALRDTAAHDRPIPGVSELECGNYRDHDLVAARQHARDALAQGLKVQQTVLLDRGGSGGTATS; this is encoded by the coding sequence ATGGCAAACGTCGAGTCCTTCGATCTGGATCACACCAGGGTGCATGCCCCCTATGTCCGCCTGGCCGGGGTGAAGACCACCCCGCGCGGAGATCACATCAGCAAGTACGATCTGCGGCTGCTGCAGCCGAACCAGGGCGCCATCGATCCGGCGGCGATCCACACCCTGGAACATCTGCTGGCGGGATACCTGCGCGACCATCTGTCCGATGTCGTGGACGTATCGCCCATGGGCTGCCGCACCGGCATGTATATGGCGGTGATCGGAGCGCCCGACGAGCAGGCCGTCCTGAAGGCGTTCGAATCAGCCCTGCGGGACACGGCAGCGCACGACCGGCCTATCCCCGGCGTCAGTGAACTCGAATGCGGCAACTACCGCGATCACGACCTGGTTGCAGCCCGTCAGCATGCACGAGATGCGCTGGCTCAGGGACTGAAGGTACAGCAGACCGTGCTGCTCGATCGTGGCGGCAGTGGTGGTACGGCAACGTCCTGA
- the lspA gene encoding signal peptidase II, whose amino-acid sequence MRGVSLLNGRRRTLPWFPLLIFAALLAADQLLKAWALTTLSQGQPPVVAVPGVLEWILTFNTGAAWSMFSGSATPLAIGRLLVGLGLLGYLFWRPQPAFTAVVLGMIAAGAVGNAIDGLRFGRVTDMIHAPPLSAVTRAIGQGDFPIFNIADSCVVVGTILLVIGTFISERPKRTL is encoded by the coding sequence CTGCGCGGCGTGTCTCTCCTGAATGGCCGCCGCCGTACCCTGCCCTGGTTCCCTCTGCTGATCTTCGCTGCCCTGCTTGCTGCGGATCAGCTCCTGAAAGCCTGGGCACTGACGACGCTGTCGCAGGGACAGCCGCCGGTCGTCGCGGTGCCCGGCGTGCTGGAGTGGATCCTGACCTTCAATACCGGAGCCGCGTGGAGCATGTTCAGTGGAAGCGCCACCCCGCTGGCCATCGGCCGGCTGCTGGTCGGACTTGGCCTGCTCGGCTACCTGTTCTGGCGGCCGCAGCCGGCCTTCACGGCCGTGGTGCTCGGTATGATCGCTGCCGGCGCGGTCGGCAACGCGATCGACGGCCTGCGCTTCGGGCGTGTCACCGACATGATCCATGCGCCGCCCCTGAGCGCCGTGACCCGCGCCATCGGACAGGGCGACTTCCCGATCTTCAACATCGCTGACAGTTGCGTCGTGGTGGGCACGATCCTGCTCGTGATCGGCACCTTCATCTCAGAGCGCCCAAAACGTACCCTCTGA
- the rpmB gene encoding 50S ribosomal protein L28, which yields MAKVCEVCGKGPIVVNSVIRRGKARAAGGVGRKVTGISKRVQKPNLQPMTVTRAGVSLRLRVCGKCRKSLTV from the coding sequence ATGGCAAAAGTGTGCGAAGTGTGCGGTAAAGGGCCGATTGTCGTGAACTCGGTCATCCGCCGGGGCAAGGCCCGTGCGGCGGGCGGCGTGGGCCGTAAGGTCACCGGGATCTCCAAGCGGGTGCAGAAGCCCAACCTCCAGCCCATGACGGTCACCCGTGCCGGCGTGAGCCTGCGCCTGCGCGTGTGCGGCAAGTGCCGCAAGAGCCTGACGGTCTGA